One genomic window of Garra rufa chromosome 2, GarRuf1.0, whole genome shotgun sequence includes the following:
- the mkks gene encoding molecular chaperone MKKS, with protein sequence MSRICKKKPAVCTDEPLSNSNICQKISLLRNILSTAYGPTGRLKQIHNNVGGHVLTTSTSTALLKRVDMSEPLLKMISTAVQHHTTRYSDSGLFMGIFMLRLLENTQKYNLRTVAAAKVYKHLVEECNTYLKGDSCGCKVSVDLTSCDSLIALARSMIASKPACMLNSRETQHISSLIAQAFLYSVPCNSSGVTCFGRTVTIGIESQSVSDSSVFPGLLVDVPEMLQPADLKRLGSGPFKVVLFNVSLSGDISEVGDVTLEIHRGVDPEHDVLKQLLKLGEQVVKDKVRLFACQKVVHPILQHYLRKHEVFVIERLGLALMEPFVQITGAQAVASLCSAVPAEAYGMVKEICFRSCGSRELLQLLPSKDTAVSTMVLCHRNETMLEELKMTCQRAEHVLRLTLREPYALLGGGCTETLMATHITHMNESSAATTAAALCVSQSEFLIAVEAFCSSLQSVALSLEHDGQDCLIDLTYAHRWVPDIHSKTCVCGLVEDRSNLEKAPLNTAYHTFSPLFLKNSPDNQPRILDSFSAKLNALNVAVEMTNFVLDVKYIIKDGN encoded by the exons ATGTCTCGCATTTGTAAGAAGAAACCTGCTGTGTGCACAGATGAGCCACTTTCCAACAGTAACATCTGCCAAAAGATTTCTCTGTTAAGAAATATACTCAGTACTGCCTATGGACCTACTGGCAGGCTGAAGCAAATACACAACAATGTCGGAGGCCACGTCTTGACAACTTCAACCTCTACAGCCCTGCTCAAACGAGTCGATATGTCTGAGCCGCTTCTCAAAATGATCTCAACTGCTGTTCAACATCACACCACACGTTACAGTGACTCTGGGCTGTTTATGGGAATTTTCATGCTCAGACTTCTTGAAAACACTCAGAAATATAACCTCAGGACAGTTGCAGCAGCCAAGGTATACAAACACCTTGTGGAAGAATGCAACACGTATCTTAAAGGAGACTCTTGTGGTTGTAAGGTGTCAGTGGATTTAACCAGCTGTGATTCACTCATTGCACTGGCTCGCAGTATGATCGCCAGCAAGCCAGCCTGTATGTTGAATAGCAGGGAAACGCAGCATATCAGTTCACTGATCGCACAGGCCTTCTTGTATTCCGTCCCTTGCAACTCTTCTGGTGTAACCTGCTTTGGAAGAACAGTCACTATCGGCATTGAGAGCCAATCTGTGAGCGATTCTTCAGTTTTTCCAGGACTTCTGGTGGATGTTCCTGAGATGCTTCAGCCTGCAGATCTTAAGAGACTGGGATCTGGTCCATTTAAAGTGGTGCTTTTCAATGTGTCACTTTCAGGTGATATCTCTGAGGTTGGAGATGTAACTTTGGAGATCCATAGGGGAGTGGACCCAGAGCATGATGTCCTTAAGCAGCTCCTCAAGCTTGGGGAACAAGTTGTTAAGGACAAAGTGAGATTATTTGCGTGCCAAAAAGTAGTACATCCAATTCTGCAGCACTACTTGAGGAAACATGAAGTGTTCGTGATCGAGAGGCTGGGACTTGCTCTGATGGAACCATTTGTCCAGATAACAG GTGCTCAGGCTGTTGCTTCCCTTTGCTCAGCCGTCCCAGCAGAAGCTTATGGAATGGTTAAAGAAATCTGTTTCCGGTCATGTGGATCCAGAGAGCTGCTTCAGCTACTTCCTTCTAAAGATACTGCAGTTAGCACCATGGTTCTTTGCCACAGAAATGAAACTATGCTGGAAGAACTGAAG ATGACATGCCAAAGAGCAGAACATGTGTTGCGACTGACTCTGAGGGAGCCCTACGCCCTGCTTGGAGGAGGCTGCACGGAGACGCTGATGGCCACCCACATCACACACATG AATGAGTCCAGTGCCGCAACAACAGCTGCAGCTCTGTGCGTCTCTCAATCTGAGTTCCTCATAGCAGTTGAGGCATTCTGCAGCTCTTTGCAATCTGTGGCTCTTTCCTTAGAGCATGATGGACAGGACTGTCTCATTGACCTGACATATGCTCATCGCTGGGTCCCAGATATACACTCCAAAACTTGTGTCTGCGGCCTGGTGGAGGACAGATCTAACCTGGAGAAGGCCCCTCTAAATACAGCTTACCACACTTTCTCTCCTCTTTTCTTGAAAAACAGCCCTGACAATCAGCCCAGAATATTAGATTCGTTTTCTGCCAAGCTCAATGCTTTGAATGTGGCTGTCGAGATGACTAATTTTGTACTTGAtgtaaaatacataattaaggatgGCAATTGA